One Ornithinicoccus hortensis genomic window, CATGGTGAACCTTCCCTGGAGCGAATGAACTAACCAATGACAAGTTACTCCCCTGAGTGATTTCTTGCCACTGGTAACATCCGGCCATGGCCTATCACCACGGGGACCTCCGCGAGGCGGTGCTGGCCGCGGCGGCAGCCGCCATCGAGCGGGACGGCGTCGCGGCCCTGAGCCTGCGGGCCCTGGCCCGTGACGTCGGCGTTACCCACACCGCACCGCGGCACCACTTCGGCGACAAGCGGGGCGTCGTGACCGCGCTGGCGGCGCAGGGCTACCGGCTGCTCGCGCAGGCCATCCGGGACACCGCCGGCAGCAGCTCGCTGCTGGATTCGGGGGTGACCTACACCGAGTTCGCGCGCACGCACCCGGCGCACTTCTCGGTGATGTTCCGGCCGGACCTCGTCGCGGGCGACGACCCGGACCTGCGGAACGCCCAGGAGGACCTGTATGCCGCGCTCACCGCGGCCGTGCGGGCCTTCACCTCGCGGGGGGACGGCGTGGGCGTCGCGGAGGGATCGGCCCGGGAGACCTCGATCGCCCGGGCCGCGTGGAGCATGGCGCACGGCTTCGCGACCCTGGCCCGCAGCGGCAACTTCCCGCTCGGGCCAGGACAGTCCGAGGCCGACCTGGCCCGCGAGACGCTCGGGCACCTGGGCGGCCCCTGAGGGCCCACAACGAGCGACGGCGCCCGCACCGGGATGGTGGGGGCGCCGTCGCGCGTCAGCGGACCGGGTCGGTCAGGACTCCAGGGAGGCCTTGCGCGAGGTGAGCACCTCGTCGACCAGGCCGTACTCCTTGGCCTCGGCGGCGGTGAGGATCTTGTCGCGCTCGATGTCCTTGCGGACCTGCTCGACGGACTTGCCCGAGTGCTTGGCCCAGGTCTCCTCGAGCCAGTTGCGCATCCGGAGCACCTCGTTGGCCTGGATCTCGATGTCCGAGGCCTGGCCGTAGTCGCCGCCGGCCAGGGCCGGCTGGTGGATCAGCACGCGGGCGTTCGGCAGGGCGTAGCGCTTGCCGGGGGCGCCGGCGGCCAGGAGCACCGCCGCAGCCGAGGCCGCCTGCCCGATGACGAACGTCTGCACGTCCGGGCGGACGAACTGCATCGTGTCGTAGATCGCGGCCAGCGCGGTGAACGAGCCACCGGGGCTGTTGATGTACATCACGATGTCGCGGTCGGGGTCCTGGGACTCCAGCACGATCAGCTGGGCGATGATGTCGTCGGCCGAGGCGTCGTCGACCTGCACCCCGAGGAAGATGATGCGGTCCTCGAAGAGCTTGGTGTAGGGGTCCTGCCGCCGGGTGCCGTAGGAGGTGCGCTCCTCGAACTGGGGCAGGATGTAGCGGCTGGCGGGCGCCTGACCGGCGTGGCCGCCGACATACGGGAACTGAGTCATGGGTGTGCTCTCTCTCGTCTCGTGTCCGGCGCTCAGGCCTTGGCCCCGGCCGCCGCGGAGCTCTCGTAGACGTGGTCCACGAAGCCGTACTCCTTGGCCTCCTGCGCGGTGAACCAGCGGTCCCGGTCGGAGTCCTGCTCGATCTGCTCCACCGACTGTCCGGTGTGCTCGGCGATCAGCCGCGCCATCTCGCGCTTGGTGTGCAGCATCTGCTCGGCCTGGATCTTGATGTCGCTGGCCGTGCCGCCGATGCCGCCGGACGGCTGGTGCATCATCACCTTGGCGTGCGGGGTGGCGTAGCGCTTGCCGGGCGAACCGGCCGAGAGCAGGAACTGGCCCATCGAGGCGGCCAGGCCCATCGCCACGGTCGCAACGTCGTTGGGCACCCACTGCATGGTGTCGTAGATCGCCATCCCGGCGCTCACCGACCCGCCCGGGGAGTTGATGTAGAGCCAGATGTCCTTCTCCGGGTCCTCGGCCGCCAGGAGCAGCAGCTGCGCGCAGATCGCGTTCGCGTTGTCGTCGCGCACGTCCGAACCCAGGAAGATGATCCGTTCCTTCAGGAGGCGGTTGTAGATCTGGTCGTCGAGCCCGCCGGTCTGACGATCCCCGGCCGCGACGACGCTGCGCTCGCTGTTGCTCACCTTTGCTCCATCTCCTCGCTGGTGGCCGGGTCGTGGGACCGCGGCCTTCGTCAGTGACCCTAACGTCCGCCCGGCGCCGTCCACTCCCGCAGGGGGCGCCTGTTCGCCGTGAGCGCACAGACCGCCCGCCAGCACGGGGGCTGACGGGCGGTCGGTATGCCGTGGGGCCGGTCAGGCCCGGGCGGACTCCTCGTCGTCGGACTCGGCCACGACCTCCTCGGTCGCGTCCTCGGCGTCGGCCACAGCGTCCTCGGCGTCGGCGCCCTCGGCGTCGTCTTCCTCGTTCTCGTCACCGTCGATCAGGTCCAGGTCGACCTCCTGGCCGTCGGTGTCGGTGACGGTGGCCAGCTCCAGCACGGAGGCCAGCGCCTTGCGGCGGCCGACCTCGGAGACCATCGACTCGACCTGGCCCTGCTGCTCCAGCGCCTGGGCGAACTGCTGCGGGTTCATGCCGTACTGCTGGGCGGCCGTCATCAGGTACTCGACCAGCTCCTGCTGGGTCACCTCGACCTCGTCCCGGGCCACGATGGCGTCCAGCAGGAACTGGGTCTTCATCGCCTTCTGGGTGCTCTCGGTGACCTCGGCGCGGTGCTCGTCGTCCTCGAGGCGGTTCTCGTCCTCCAGGTGCTTGTGCACCTCGGCCTCGACCAGGTTCTCCGGCAGCGGGATCTCGGTGAGCTCCAGCATGGCGTCGAGCACCTTGTCGCGGGCCGCCAGGCCCTGCTCGAAGCGGGCGCCCTGCTCGGCCTGCTTGCGGACGTCGGCCTCCAGCTCCTCCAAGGTGTCGAACTCCGAGGCGAGCTGGGCGAAGTCGTCGTCCAGCTCCGGCAGCTGGCGCTCCTTGAGCGACTGCAGCGTGACGGTGACGTCGGCGTCCTTGCCCGCGTGCTCGCCGCCGGCCAGCGGGGCGACGAACTCGACGGTCTCGCCGGCGGTCTTGCCGGTGAGCGCCTCGTCCAGGCCCGGCAGCATGGTGCCGGAGCCGATCTCGTAGGAGACCCCGGTCACCGAGTCGACCTCCTCGTCGCCGACCTTGGCGGAGAGGTCGATGGAGGTGAAGTCACCCTCCTGCGCGGCGCGCTCGACGCCGACCAGGGTGCCGAACCGGGCGCGCAGGGCGTCCATCCGGGTGGTGACGTCCTCCTCCTTGACCTCCAGCGGGTCGACCTCGACCGAGATGGTGGAGTAGTCGGGCAGCTCGAAGGTGGGGACCACGTCGACCTCGGCCTCGAACTTGAAGTCCTTGCCGTCCTCGACCGGCAGCTCGGTCATGTTGACCTCGGGCTGGCCCAGCGGACGCAGCTCGTTCTCCTGCACAGCCCGGGTGTAGTACTCCGGCAGCGCGTCGTTCAACGCCTCCTGGACCACCGCGCCGCGGCCGAACCGCTGGTCGATGATGCGGGCGGGCACCTTGCCCTTGCGGAAGCCGGGGACGTTCACCTGCTGGGCGATCGTCTTGTACGCCGCGTCCATCCGGGGCTTCAACTCGTCGGAGGCGACCTCCACGGTCAGCTTCACCCGGGTCGGGGTCAGGGTCTCAACGGCACTCTTCACTTGCAGGCACTCCAGAATCGGGTCGGGTCGGCTGGACGTCACGGGCACCCGCCGCCCCGGCAGGTGGCCGGCACGACGGCCCGGGCGGACCGTCGTGGGTCCGGCAGGCGCCCAAAGATCAGTTCATGGTAACGGTCGGGGTAGCCGGATTCGAACCGGCGGCCTTCCGCTCCCAAAGCGGACGCGCTACCAAGCTGCGCCATACCCCGTCTGCGACGCCCTCACCCTAGGGGTGATTGGGCAGTCGGTGCGGACGGGCAGTACAGTAATCCCTCGCTGCGGCACTCCGTGCCACCAGCCCGCGGGTGTAGCTCAATGGTAGAGCCCCAGTCTTCCAAACTGGCTACGCGAGTTCGATTCTCGTCACCCGCTCCAGAACCGGCGGTTCCGGCGTCTCACGCCACCAACAGCATCGACAGCGCGGCGGTGTCCGCGTCGCTCTGCGGGTCCACGCCCGACTTCGACGCCAGCCGGGTCACCGTGCCGTCCAGGTCCGCCTCGGCCCAGGCCGCCCGATGGTCCAGTCCCAGGTCGGGCACGCCCGGCAGCAAGATGCAGCCCGAGGCGGTGTCGTACTCCGGGACCGAGCTCAGCGTGCTCCCCGGCGGGTGCAGGACGGCGAGCCCGGCAGGTGTGTGGTCGGCGAACTGGCCGGGCTGCAGCGGGTGCTCCCCCAGCAGCTGCCCCTCCGCCAGGACCAGGCCGACGGCCCCCTCCGGCCCGTCCTCCGGCACCTCCTCGACGACCCGGAAGACGGTGCTCCCGCGGGGCAGCATGCCCGGGACGGCGGCCATCTGCACCGCCAGGACCAGGAAGCGTGCCCACTCCACCGGGTCCTCCGGCCAGCGGCGCAGCAACAGGAATCCCGAGAGGCACCCGCCGCCGTGTAGCGGCGCGACCTCGACCGGTGGGAGCTGACGGTGCGTCATGCCGACCTCCTGCCCGTGCCCGGTGGGCACCCTGTCCCTGCCAGGATGCCACGGCCGGGAGCGCGGGTGGATGACATTCGGGCAACGA contains:
- the tig gene encoding trigger factor, which codes for MKSAVETLTPTRVKLTVEVASDELKPRMDAAYKTIAQQVNVPGFRKGKVPARIIDQRFGRGAVVQEALNDALPEYYTRAVQENELRPLGQPEVNMTELPVEDGKDFKFEAEVDVVPTFELPDYSTISVEVDPLEVKEEDVTTRMDALRARFGTLVGVERAAQEGDFTSIDLSAKVGDEEVDSVTGVSYEIGSGTMLPGLDEALTGKTAGETVEFVAPLAGGEHAGKDADVTVTLQSLKERQLPELDDDFAQLASEFDTLEELEADVRKQAEQGARFEQGLAARDKVLDAMLELTEIPLPENLVEAEVHKHLEDENRLEDDEHRAEVTESTQKAMKTQFLLDAIVARDEVEVTQQELVEYLMTAAQQYGMNPQQFAQALEQQGQVESMVSEVGRRKALASVLELATVTDTDGQEVDLDLIDGDENEEDDAEGADAEDAVADAEDATEEVVAESDDEESARA
- a CDS encoding peptidase; translation: MTHRQLPPVEVAPLHGGGCLSGFLLLRRWPEDPVEWARFLVLAVQMAAVPGMLPRGSTVFRVVEEVPEDGPEGAVGLVLAEGQLLGEHPLQPGQFADHTPAGLAVLHPPGSTLSSVPEYDTASGCILLPGVPDLGLDHRAAWAEADLDGTVTRLASKSGVDPQSDADTAALSMLLVA
- a CDS encoding ATP-dependent Clp protease proteolytic subunit, whose product is MTQFPYVGGHAGQAPASRYILPQFEERTSYGTRRQDPYTKLFEDRIIFLGVQVDDASADDIIAQLIVLESQDPDRDIVMYINSPGGSFTALAAIYDTMQFVRPDVQTFVIGQAASAAAVLLAAGAPGKRYALPNARVLIHQPALAGGDYGQASDIEIQANEVLRMRNWLEETWAKHSGKSVEQVRKDIERDKILTAAEAKEYGLVDEVLTSRKASLES
- a CDS encoding TetR/AcrR family transcriptional regulator — protein: MAYHHGDLREAVLAAAAAAIERDGVAALSLRALARDVGVTHTAPRHHFGDKRGVVTALAAQGYRLLAQAIRDTAGSSSLLDSGVTYTEFARTHPAHFSVMFRPDLVAGDDPDLRNAQEDLYAALTAAVRAFTSRGDGVGVAEGSARETSIARAAWSMAHGFATLARSGNFPLGPGQSEADLARETLGHLGGP
- a CDS encoding ATP-dependent Clp protease proteolytic subunit codes for the protein MSNSERSVVAAGDRQTGGLDDQIYNRLLKERIIFLGSDVRDDNANAICAQLLLLAAEDPEKDIWLYINSPGGSVSAGMAIYDTMQWVPNDVATVAMGLAASMGQFLLSAGSPGKRYATPHAKVMMHQPSGGIGGTASDIKIQAEQMLHTKREMARLIAEHTGQSVEQIEQDSDRDRWFTAQEAKEYGFVDHVYESSAAAGAKA